In the genome of Chiroxiphia lanceolata isolate bChiLan1 chromosome 20, bChiLan1.pri, whole genome shotgun sequence, the window GACAACTACAAGCATAGGGGACACCGAGGTACCACAGTCAGCTGCCTTGACAGCTTATCAGTTGGCTTCTCTGCATCACTTTAACAGGTCAAGAGTGAGCTACAGGCAGCTTTGCACCCTCCACGGCACCCCAGCCTGCAGGGAGAAATCACTCCACACTGGAATACTCACTGCTGTTGCATCAAACAAGTGGAACGGACCAAAAATGAGCATCACTTTGGACACCAAGTTAATGATCTCCCTGTTGGGAAGATGTATGTACTGATCAGGGCAAGCAGCACCAAGACCTCTGGTTCCCACATATCTCCCTCAGCCAGCTGCAAAGGCTGATCCCAGTTCCCTGATCCCAGCCTGCTACCAGGGTAGTGCCCCAGTGTCAGAAACCTCTGTGCTTCCAGGCAGTGGGGAGGAACCTTTGGGAACATGTTTGCCAGGTGGGGGTTTATGAACTCTTATCTGTCAGCAGCTTCTGGGATATAAATAACACCCTCCAAGAAGGTGATAATATGCGAGAGAAAGCTGTTAACGCACTTGTCATTGGTGAAGATGTATCCCACCACGCCCCTTAGGCTTCCCAGTAAAGTTGCAACCAGCACAGCAATAactcctgaaaagaaaaagaaatagtcaCATTGTTTCAAGGGCAGCATGTCCTGCTCCCGATCCAGGCCCAGACCTCAAAGGCTTCGTGTGATGGGGATTGGACTTGGCTGACCTCCAAGTGATACTGCAGCAGAGGACAAGTCTGTTTTCCTTCACACTCTCCCCAGATACTCCCTCTGCCTTCTGGAGGGGGAGGGCAGAATGCTAAATTGCAGTTTTAACTACCAAAGCCTTTGTACCAGGCTTGTAACAGAAAAGAGCAGTCAGGATCTTGCCTTGCCTGAGGGGTCCAAACAAGTGGGGTTTGGGTTCCTAtggggggtccccagccctGTGAGAACTCAACTATTTGCTGATAATTGCCTTCATTCCCCTCTGCAGGACCTGAGCTCACCTGTGCACAGCAATGCAGTGATGCAGGAGGTCTTGGCTTGCACCACATCCCCCGATCCCAAGGCATTGCCCACCCTGACACTCGCAGCCACGCTGATGCCCAGAGGCACCTGAATAGCAGGAGACAAGAGGAGGTgagtggcagcagagcctgcagtgacAACAGAGCctgcagcaatttttttcttctccagaggGGAATTTGGGACAAACTGGCATGGCTGCAGTAAAGGGATTTTCCATCTGCAGCACACCCTGGatgtgcagctgctgtggcaggTCTGAGAGGCATCACCTGCCTGGTACTGCCCCCTGTTCCCATCTCAGATTGACCACAGAGCCACTGTTTGggggctgctcccaggctgTTTGGGGTTTCCTACACCCAGCCCTTACCATGTAGGCGGCACAGGCGAGCTCGTAGATGATGGACTGTGCCCCCAGCTCCACCACACTGAGCAGCCCTGGAAAAGATTCATCACCTCCTTTGTTTGCTGACAAGGAGGCAGCAACTACAGGGTTCCCACTGAATGGATGGGAACACCTGCAGTGTCCTGCAGACCTGGTCCTGTAGGTGAggaagctgctggcaggaggagctcTGGAGACACAGTCAAGAAGCAGCCAccagagcaggcacagctgtAAGGCAGCCTGTTGAACCACAGGAAAAAGAGGATTTGGACTCACCAGCCAAGAAGCTCCCAATCTCAAAGGTCCACCACTCAATGCACATCATGATCATGCCGGGCACTGCCAGCCAGATGAAGGAGCCCCAGTCCAGGAGGCAGTCCCTGCTCCAACCTGCAACGAGGACGTGAAGCAAAATGAACACATGttctccctctccatccccaaaGGGGAACCATATGTTCTTCTGGGTACTCTCAGAGGACAACCATCACTGCAGCTCACAGGACACCTGCCTAGGATTGCTGCTGTGCCATGCTGCATTCCTGAGACAGGTTATTCAACAAGAATGTATTTGGAGCTACAGTAAAGGCCTTGAGGACATGACTTCAGCATCTTCCCACTGTGAGGGGATGACAATCCCTTTGTCAGGTGCTGGCGACAGTGCCAAATTCCCAGGGTCAGACATTGGTATTCTGAAGGATTAAACTATAACAGTACCTCCCCAGGTCTTCACATGGATCTTCTTCCACCACATgtaaaggaagaggaggatggcCTGGGTGTACTGAGAAACAGTGTTAGCCCAAGCAGAGCCCCTGCAGAGAAAGATAGGCAAGTTACAAGTGACATCCTTCCCAATCTCCTCAGCTACAGCAGGAGAGACCCAGGGGTCTTGCTCAAGCCTGGTACCACACAAGCCTTGCTCCCTCCAGCCTCATCCTTGCAGGCTGGTTGTCTGGGGACAGAAGGTGGCAGAACTGGGCACCCAGgacacccccccagccctgagcacacAGGGAGAGACTGTGACCACCCCTGCTCACACTTACACCATGCCCAGCTTCAGTGCATAGAGGAAGAAGGCGTTCATGGCCACGTTGAGGACGTTGGCTGCAATCCCGGTCAACACCTGAGGCAGAATGATCGCCTGGAAGCCAAGGAGGGACTTTGGAGTTTgctcccccagtgctgcccaagccccatccagtgAACACAAGGGAGAACTTCAGCAGTGCCCAAGGAGAAAGCCAAGAAGGCAGCTCCTGTTCCAGGTAAGGCTGGGCTGTGTTAGACATGCAGGGCTTAGGAGCTGGTGCAACCCATAAAACAGAGTTGGGAAGTAGCCATAGGGAAATGAAGCCAGCTAAGGGTGGTTCCTATGAGCTCTCCCAGGGCCAGCTGGGGGGCTATGCATCACACATtcctcagcccagctctcccaagAACAGGATGAACTCAGATACCCAACTTTATCCATGTTCCTGGAAATACCTTTAATGTACAGCCCCAAACTGGCTGGTTATACAATACCTGACTTAGTAAATATCTTGTCAGCAGCTGGTACAGAAACGCCGCCTGCAAGAATCAGGATTCAGTTCATCATCAGACCGTGGTTCAACAACCCTTGAACACTGACAGACCAGTCCCCCCACCACCTTCTTGGGGTGCCCCAGCCAGCACCTGCCCGacaccctgttccagtgctcctGCTGAAGTGTGGCGCCTGCCAGCACTGCACCCAAAAGAGTAACAGAAGGCACCTCCCATTCCCACTGGGAAGAGAGATCAGTCTCCAGATGGGAAATCTCCTATGCTTCCCCATCAGCCTGAGAAAGCTTGGAAAGCTTAGAAGAAAAGATAAACCTACAGACCCTTATTCCACAGGGATACTGTTCCCTGCCTTAGAGAAGTCGGAGTAAccagctggagcccagcagCTGTGAGTGTGTGAACAGCAAGCTCCAGCCTTCATTTTGGAGCTAACAGTGAGCTTGGAGCCTCTGGTTCCAATCTCCACCACCACTTGTGTGGCCACAGCAAAAGCCTTTGCACAGGAAGATCAGAGACCCTGTGTTTGCTggtccagcagctgctggccaATGCACATCTGTTAAGGCACAAAGTCAAGGGACACACTGTAAACCCCTAAACCTGCCCTGTGAGCCACAAAGCAaaggccttccctcctttccttcgTGTTACTAAGGGACACAGAGCTTCTAACAGCTTTAGCAGAGACTTACAGGAAGTGCTGGAATAAAGATCATCACGTAGACCTGAGTTAACCTGGAAAGAGAGTTGTTTCCCCAGTTAGTATTACAGCAAAGCAAGAGCCAAGCCAAACAGCGTTGTGCTCAAGCTCCAGAGAGGCTTGATTTCAACACTACAGAGCAACCCACCCACAGTAAAAAGCCCCGATCCAGAAGGGCTGGATCTCACCCCTGACCTGGAGACCTCGGGGTCCTGTCGGATGAGCAGGAGGATTTGCTCAGTGTTGACGAAGAGTGCCCAgcaagggaagcagcacagcagcaggatgagggtGCCCCGCTGCAGGATGGTGCCCACCTGCTTCAGGTTCTTGCTGCCATACGTCTGAGCGAGGAGAGAGAGGACCAAGGTGGGGGTCTCAGGGAGCCAAAGGGTCTGGGCAAACTCTTAGGGCAACAACAGGCTGATTAAATGCATTTCCCACGTCCTGCAGCGGTGAATGCAGGCTGGTTGGGTGTCACTGCCCTTCAGGTGGATTGCACATCCCTTTGCTACCCAAAGGGACCCAGGGCTCCCTGGGGGAGCTCCAAGGAGGGAGCAGGCTCCAGCCAGGGTGTCTGTAACCCTGTTCTGTCTGGAAGCTGCCATCCGCCTGCTCTTTGTGCCCAGATCACACCACACAGGAGACGAGACAGCACCAGGTAAACCCCATCAGGCACAGGAAAGGGGGAGCTGCCACTGACCTGGGTCATCAGGGTGTCACATGCTGAGGCTAAACCAGACCCGATGGAGATGCCTGTCACGTTGATAACCTGGAGGAGAGACAGGGATTCtggcccagagcactgagtccCTCCCAGCTGGGTGGGTAGACAGTTCTGCTACAAGTTTTTGGGAAGTTTCCAGCCCTTCTCTATTTCTCAGAATAACAAATCTTGTTAACTAAATAGCCTCTTCTCCCCTCTGCTGGGGAAAAGGATCCTCTAGGAAGGGGCGAGTATCTAAAGGACCAGAAacagtgctgctcccagccacaTGCTCAGGTCTGGTGGGTTCAGAGAGCTGGTCAGaggctccagctccctgcccaggttCGGGCCTTGCACTGGCACAAGCACTACCTGCtcagctcccctctcctgcctgtgctcaggGCAAAAGGAAGAACATTTTGGTGGGTGGGATGTCTGCGTTGCATCAGGCTGTGCTGATGCACAGGGCCCTCACACATATGTTCCTAcaggtttgaggttttttcttcttttttttttttttttgtaatacctaatttgtgtgttttaaatCCGAGGGGAATTGGAGTGATACGTACGGACACAGCCAGTGAGACAGCATCCAGCTCAGCTTTCCCCAGGTGGCCACAGAAGATGGAGCTGACCACGCTGATCAGGAaccccagcagctgggagaggaactAGGAcgagaggagaaggaaatggtGAGATGAGGACCCATTAGGGGCTTGTGGAACATCAGCTCTCCCCCAGGAGCTGGCCTATGAACAGCCAGGTTTCCTGGTGTTTTGGTCTATGCCTCCAggccagggctctgctgtccTGGGAACCTGTCCCTGCTTGCCAACACTGCTGGGGCGtgggaggcagctctgggacTCACCCAGGCTCTCAGTGGCTTTGTGTTTCAAAGCAGACATCTACCTGCCCTGTGGTATTTTGGTGTTACACAGCCAATCTGCCAGATGACCTCATTTACGGGAGGCTTAACGGCTTCACTAGAAATCCTCTTTCCCAGGATGAAGgttgcagagagaggaaaaataaaacatcccaATGCTTTTTTCACATTTGCGTGCATCTGTGGAAAACTATCCTCCAAAACCACAACATCCTCTCCTCCTGAAGATACGCCAAGGCCATTCTGTGTATTTCTCTCCAGGGCCTACAGCGAAGTGCAACGATGCTGCAGCAGAGATTGCACTCCAAACTTCATTTTCCCTTGGCAAGAGGATGTCCCTTCTACAGGCATCCAGGGCACAGAGTTGTGGCACAGCTCAAACCAGATGGTAGGTGTTAGAGATGTTCATACCCACTGAGGGGTGGGTACAACTGGAAACTATGCCCAGGGTCTGCTTGTGCTGCTTCCCACCCAGCAGTTGGCAAGCCAAGAGCCCAGCACCACTGGAGAACCAGCTCTGTGGGGtcagaggaagagcagaacaaacccttctcctctgcagacctcccactgctgcctgcaggtgCAGTCCTGCTGTCAGGCCCGGGCACGCTGGACCTGCTGCTGTGAGTAATCCCCACAGGAGGGTCCGGTCTGTACCTCCACGACCATCCCAGCACAGGGTTTGACATGAAATGATCAGTAActaacagcagctgcaggtttgGGTTTGAGGTTGTCTGCGCAGTGGAGGAAcaggctgtgccacaggtgGGACAGTTGAGGGGACCGAGGGGGCTTGTTGTGTTCAGCTACAGAAACTGAAACCAGCCTGTACTTCCCTGCTGACCGATCTCAGCAAGTCAGTGCTTTGATGTCAGGGAGGGTGTCTCTGAGTTTAGCAGTTGGCAGTTATTTACCAGATAAAGCAGAAGGTTAAAAGCACAAAACTTCACGCGCAGTTGATTCAGACTGGGGCTGTTGGTGCGTGCTTCCCCTTGCAGAAGCCTCTGCAAAATGCGTTCAGCACTGTCTGTGCCGACTACCAAAGGGTGCATCTCCCTCCAAAGGGTGCATCAACCTCCAGTTCCAGTCCAGGGAGGACTTCAGGACAGCGAGTTATAAGGTACCTTTGCACCCAGAGCCTGCTGCAAGGGCTGGCCAAGGAGCTGACACTAAGCGAAGAGATTTGCTTGTCACCCAGGGGTAACGTGGCAGTGCCGGGGCTGCAGCCTCGTTCCACAGGGCAGTTTAACAGCTTATCCCCCTCACACCCCGAGCCCACCGCTCCTCTTCCACAGCCGTATCGCAGGGCACACGGACCACGccgggcagcagcaggagctcctgggGCGAAGAATAAGCATCTGGGCGCCAGGCAAGGAACGAAGGGTGGCGGTTTAaccctggctgtgcctgcagcagccGCGGAGGGACCAGGTTGTCCCCGTCGCGAGCGAAGGGCATATCTGCGGTCGCGGAGCCGTGCCCGGAGGCTGAGGAGGTCAAGGCTCATCCCCGGGATCAGCCGGGCCCGAGGTCTCTCTGCTCCGCATCCCGCTGGGCACTGCCCGGCTCCGGGTGGCCGAGCCCCCGCCGCGATCCCCCGGCCCAGCACCTCCGGCGGGAGGGCACCGTGTCCCCCGCGTGTGTCCCCCGcgtccctccccgccccggcTCTCACCACGGGCCCCGCCAGCCGGGCCAGCTCGCAGCACTCCCGCCGGGCGCCCGCGGGCAGGAGGCTCCGGGCGCCCCGCAGGCACCGCacggccgcccccgccgccatGGACCGACCGtcggccccgcccggccccgccgcccgcctTATGGGCACGGCCGGGGCCGCCTCCCGCCcgcggggcggtgcgggggaTGCTCGGAGCGGAATGGAACGGCACGGTAGGGTCGTGTCCGTGATCCGGCTCGGGGCCGGGAAGCTGCGCCGACTGACAGCGggacacaccacacacacacacacacacacacaccccgcCGCGCTCTGCCCACGTGTGCGGGGATGGGGACTcgccacacacacacacgtgttgGCCAGAGCCGGAGCGCACCGTGGGGTTTTGGGGGCGTTGGGGACTTCCCGTTTGTGTTGGTGCAGGGTTTGGGGACCTGCTGCGCGGGGAGAAGGGAGCCCCCCCGTTTGCTCACCAACatctgcagctctcctgctaatcggctgtgggatggggaccCTCTGAGGAGACCACACACGTGTTGGCCAGGGGTTCACCAGAAGCCCAGAGACCCCCAGGTGGTGGCTATGGACTGGGGACCTTCCTGTGGGGCGATGGCTTAGGACCGCCTATGTGCTGGCTGTGAGTTCCAACACAGGGGTCTCTCAAAGGCAGGGACATCTGAGCACAGATGGTCCCTGTCCAAAGGAATGTCCCCTCTGCCACGTGCATCATGGTAACAGTGGGgcaccttcctcctctcttccatGCACCCACCAGTACCCCATGAGCAGGGTGACCTGGGATTGTCCCCCAGTCCAGCCGGTGCCCAGTGGTGCAGCTGGTGTGGAGATTGGAatggctgggctggggtggcCGTGGCTGTGTTTGCCCATCACCCGGCAAGAAGgagtttttggtttgggtgggagCTTGGGTTGTTACAGGAGTGAAATTCTACCTAAGTGCAGGTGCTTGTAACCAAGTAGCTGTAACCAAATCTATTGCTAATGCATGGAAAATTACAGTGGAAAGTGGGGGTCGGTTTTCCAGCTGTTTAAATGCTGCCCTGGTGCCTTACAACTGTTGTGTCACTACCTAGAAATGTAAAATCTTGTTAATGTTTCACTTTTCCCCTTGTTCCTTCAGGTATGATGTGACATCATGAAAAATTATATAGTAGTAGTGGTGAGTCATAGCCACAGTCATTTTGATTTTATGTGCCATGATGAAATTGGGCTGTTTCAGGGCAAGAGAGTGCTCCTCTCCATGgtccttccttcccctgtgGCCAGCAGAGCAGTGGGTGTTGGGTGCATGTGCCAGAGCCCgtgctgcctgtgggatggtgctgcaggggcagctatgaagaaacagaagtagTTATCAGCAAATGGTGTGTCCTGGCTGGTGGTGTGACTGTCACCAGCCTGGCTGTGAGACGGCCAGAGTGTTCCTGAGGCGCTGTTATCTCCtctggaggcagagggaagtGATAAGACTCAGATGGTGCCGTTCATGGTCCCTCAACAACCAGTGCAAGTGTGAGTCCCTTTGAAGTTTACTGGTGACCCTACTGAGATCAATACCCTGGGTTGGCAAAGAGTGGGGAGACAATCAGGTAGAGACCTGGGGAAaatgactttgaaaataaaaagccgTATCTTTTCAGGCTCGGGGGAGAAATGTgacctcccagccccaggagccagGTCCTGGGCTAGACCCCAGAGagccaaacacacacagaagggCTGTGATTGAAATCCCTCTCcttgtgttttgctgctgctgtttgaaaccaactctgtttgctttcagaagtgctgttttgtgtttctgcCGTGACATGTGAATCCCAATCTtgctgggaagctgcagaaTGGGCACCCCAGGACCTGGTCTGATGTGCCCTGAGGCCTCCCCCATGACTGGCAGGACAGACTGGGTACTGGCTCAGCCTGCTCCCTCTCAGATGGGCCTGTGAGCTGCCAAGGGGGATGTGGATCTGTGCAAACTCTCAGGCTGAGCCCTGCCTTGGTGCTGGATGGCCCCACATTCACCCCTTCTCTTCCTGTGACAGGGACAAGGACCTTGCCAGCTGCCCGACAGGATTCAGTGGGGCTCATCTGCTGGAGCCCCCAGACGATGAGGAGGGTCAAAGGTAGCACAAGCTGCTCTCAGCAATCCGGATATTAACAGGGTTGCAACACCACTTAGAAGAATTTGAAGGGTCAAATTCCACCGGAGTGTAACATCTTTGAACTCAGCTGTTTTAGACCTCCAGTGAATCTGGAGCAGCGTTTTGGAAGGGTGACACCTTAACACAGACCTGTTTAAAGGAGTTAATGTGTGACTGGCCCCAAaccagctggagcaggcagaTGGCTtgccctgctggagctggtttTGGCAGCTGGGACCCCGTGCAGTTCTCAGCAATGCTGATGTGAATCCAGAAGAAAGCAGCTGAGAGCAGAAGGATTGCAGTTGGCTTGCATCATCTGCAGAGCAGGATTAGCcctttttttattgcagattCCCAGAAGATGGCTACCCTGGGCTTTCTCTGGATATGATGTCCATATTCTGAAATGCAGCCAACATCCTGCTActaaaataaaccccacaaatGCACCATGTCTGGAACCGTCGCGATTAAGAGACACCAAATAAGAAAATAGTCAGGACACAATGGATTTATGTCAAACACTGAACTGTTTGAAGTGTGTCCCTTTCCTTTAAGAGACCCTACTACTGGCTAATGTCCAGATGCCACGGAAAATCCGCTCCCCTCTGTGCAATGTGGAATTCAGGATACAGCTAAATTAAACACTAAAGAGCCTTTTGCAgtcaaattactttttatttaagtgTCACACTA includes:
- the LOC116796730 gene encoding multidrug and toxin extrusion protein 2-like; the encoded protein is MAAGAAVRCLRGARSLLPAGARRECCELARLAGPVFLSQLLGFLISVVSSIFCGHLGKAELDAVSLAVSVINVTGISIGSGLASACDTLMTQTYGSKNLKQVGTILQRGTLILLLCCFPCWALFVNTEQILLLIRQDPEVSRLTQVYVMIFIPALPAAFLYQLLTRYLLSQAIILPQVLTGIAANVLNVAMNAFFLYALKLGMVGSAWANTVSQYTQAILLFLYMWWKKIHVKTWGGWSRDCLLDWGSFIWLAVPGMIMMCIEWWTFEIGSFLAGLLSVVELGAQSIIYELACAAYMVPLGISVAASVRVGNALGSGDVVQAKTSCITALLCTGVIAVLVATLLGSLRGVVGYIFTNDKEIINLVSKVMLIFGPFHLFDATAGTCGGVLRGTGKQKLGAIANAVGYYTVGLPIGLSLMFAAKMGVLGLWVGMIICISVQALSFLAFVIRMDWKKAAEEAQVRAGTKVQLEDVNSNGTAANKTSAVDYTSVDTDTVDTVALPENIVVGQRQPDHELITQEEPVVVVVPAPGAMAWRALILRRVLAAAAAVAVLLVGILVRLLTGNG